Within the Thermosynechococcus sichuanensis E542 genome, the region CTGGTGGGACTGTGCAGCAATTGACGAGTTCATTTGTCGGCTATTACAGGTGCAGGCGCCGGCAAAGGTAGGTTGGTTAGTGAATTTCCCCCTATGGCTAGACAGTCGGTTGATCAATCGTCAGCGCGGCAAAGGCGCTTTTGTAATTGGCCGGCGTCACTATGACATTGGCAATGACCTCTATGCAGCCATGCTGGATCGCCGTATGATCTACAGTTGCGGCTATTGGGAGAATGGCGCCCGCACCCTTGACAAAGCGCAAGAGGCGAAACTTGATCTCATCGCCCGCAAACTTGATCTCCAGCCCGGCATGCGGGTGCTTGACATTGGCTGTGGTTGGGGCGGTACGGCTCACTATCTAGCGGAACGCTATAGTGTGCAAGTTGTCGGAATTACTGTTTCTCAAGCACAGGCTGCACTCGCACGCGAACGCTGTCACGGGTTGCCAATTGAAATTCGGCTCGAAGATTACCGTCAGACGAGGGGTACATTCGACCGCATTCTGTCCGTAGGGATGTTCGAGCACGTTGGCTACCGTAACTATCGTACCTTTATGAAGACAGCGCGCCGATTGTTGGCTGATGACGGTCTCCTGCTATTGCACACAATTGGCACAAATGTAGCCTATCAGGGTCGGGATGCGTGGATTGAGCGGTATATCTTCCCCAACTCCATGTTGCCATCGCCGCGCTTGCTTACGGCAGCATTTGAAGGCTTATTCGTCCTTGAAGACTGGCACAATTTTGGCATTAATTATGCCACAACCCTTAAGGCATGGCATGCTAACTTTGAGCAGGCATGGCCACAGTTGGCACACTCCTACGATGAGCAATTTTACCGCATGTGGCGTCTCTACCTCTTGATGAGCGCTGGCAGTTTTATGGCGCGGGCAAGCCAAGTTTGGCAATTAGTGCTTTCACCGTGCGGTGTGAGAGGGGGCTATCGATCAGTGCGGTGACTCCTACCCCCAGCAAGCACCAAAAAGCGCGTTTCTACTGGCAACGCTTTCGGGAGAGGAAATCCTTCCCCACTTTTGCCTTGCATTTTCTCCCTAAGGCCAATGGATAAACCAGTGGGAGCTTCTCACTGGAGATATTAATCATGGAACAGACCGTTGCCAGCGCTGAAACGGAGACACTGCGCGTTAATTCTCTCCATGCTTTTGCCTACTGTCAGCGGTTATTTTATCTCGAAGAAGTTGAGGAACTTTACACCCAAAATGAATCTGTCTTTGCCGGACGACGGCTCCACGCTGAGCTACAAAAATTAGAACGGGAAGATTGGCAGGAATTTAATCTGGAAAGCGTAGCCCTTGGCTTACGGGGACGGGTTGATGCACTGCGTACCCTTGAGGGGCATTTGATTCCCTACGAGCACAAAATCGGTCGCTGTTATCGCGATCGCCAGCAGCAGCCCCAAGCTTGGCACAGCGACAGAGTACAAATTTTGGCCTATGCCTGTTTGCTGGAAACCGTTCTCGGCGTCACTGTTCCTGAAGGCCGCATTCACTATCACCGCGATAACGTCACCGTACGGGTTCCTGTAGATGAGGCAGGCCGCCAACTGGTGCGGGACACCATCGAGCAAGCGCGTCAACTGCGTGCTTCCCTAGAACGCCCCCCTGTTTGTCGCAATGAAAGACTTTGTCTCAACTGCTCCTTGGCGCCGGTTTGCCTGCCTGAAGAAGCCCGCCTCGCCCGTGATCCTGAGCACCTACCCCTGCGGTTATTTCCACGAGATGATGAGCGCGAGATTATTCATGTCACGGCAGGTAAAGCGTTAATCAGGCGAGCTGGCGAACAACTTAGGATTGCCATTGATGATGAACCTGAGCAAAAGCTCCCCATTCAGCAGGTGGGTCAAATCGTTATCCACAAGTTTGCCCAAATTACCACGCCGGCTATTCATCTCTGTGCCTATCAAGATGTCGGTGTTCACTTCATCAGCAGCGGGGGGCGTTATATCGGCAGTATTGACAACCGCAAAGGCAGTATTCAGCGGCGGATTCGTCAATATCAAGCCCTGACAAACCCAGACCAGTGTTTACGTCTTGCCCAGCTACTGGTCAACTGTCGAGGACAGAGTCAGCGGCGCCTGCTACTACGAGCACAGCGCAATCGCCAAGATGCTCTGCCTGCATTGCAAGAGATCACCACCCAAATGGAGCAGCTTCTTGACACCATCTCGCACACCGATTCCCTAGAGGCTCTACGCGGCATTGAAGGCCATCTCGCTGCGCTTTACTTTTCTGGATTGCCCTATCTAATAGGGGATCAGGTGCCGGAGAAGTTGCATTTTAACGGTCGCAATCGTCGTCCACCGCAAGATCGTTTTAATGCGCTGCTCAGCTTTGGCTATGGCATGCTCCTCAAGGACGTGATGAATGCCATTCTCACGGTTGGTCTTGAACCGGCCTTTGGCTTTTATCACCAGCCACGTACTCAAGCACCGCCCCTTGCGTTGGACTTGATGGAAATTTTCCGTGTCCCCCTTGTAGATATGGTGGTCATCGCCTCGATCAATCGCATGCAGTGGAACTTTGACGAGTGCTTTGAGGTATGCCGAGATCACGTATGGCTCAGTGACGATGGTCGGCGTAAGTTCATTCAACTCTATGAAGCCCGCAAAGGTGAAATGTGGAAACACCCAGTGACCAACTACTCGCTTACCTATCGGCGACTCTTGGAGCTGGAAGTGCGTTTGCTTGAAAAGGAATGGTGTGGTGAAGCAGGTCTGTTTGGCAAACTCATTTTGCGCTGAGCTATGGGCGAGTCCAAAAATTGGTACCTCATCTGCTATGACATCCGCGACCCCAAGCGATGGCGACAGGTTTATAAGCAGTTGGAGGGGTACGGCGAACGATTGCAGTTCTCAATTTTTCGCTGTCGTCTCACGCCACGGGAGCGGGAAAAGTTGCGCTGGCAGCTCGAAAAAGTGCTGACGGAGGAAGATGATCTCCTAATTGTAGGACTGTGCAACCAATGCATAGAGCGGGTGCGTGCCTGCAACCGTTCAGGGGCATGGCCAGTGTCAGAGCAAAATTTCAAAATCTTCTAGTACAGCCATAGAGATGAAAGACGATCAAAACCGTGAGAGCCAACACGGAGGATAAGCACATCTCCTTCTTTTCATTTACAAAGAGGACTATATGCAAGCACCTCTGGACTGAAATATTCTCTGGATTGGGAAATATTCAAAAATAGCCTCTTGACTTGATTTGAGAGTTTTTGTTAGATTTAGAGGTGCTTGAAAATCTCTGAACCTATTCCCCAGAGCGGGATTGACAACTGAAGACGAGGCTAAACTAAAAATTTTACAGCCGCCAAAAAATCAAGTGCCTGAGGTGCTTGAAAACGGGGTGTGCTAAGCTAGTCCTAGAGGCACTTCTAGAGTGCCACGGTGCCTCTACCTCTGATGCCGTAAGGCGTTGAGCACATTTTAGGGAAAAATTAGCCGAGATTATGGATAGTGCCTCTACCTCTGATGCCGTAAGGCGTTGAGCACTTGTTGGGTGCGGTTTAGGTCCTCTGGGTGAGTGCCTCTACCTCTGATGCCGTAAGGCGTTGAGCACTCCAAGGGTTAAACCTATTACCGCCCTACCAAGGGAGTGCCTCTACCTCTGATGCCGTAAGGCGTTGAGCACTTTAGGGTGTTGATTTGACCAGTCAGAAAAAATGTGCCTCTACCTCTGATGCCGTAAGGCGTTGAGCACCACCTGCAACTAATTCCATTGCTGTAGATGAAAAGTGCCTCTACCTCTGATGCCGTAAGGCGTTGAGCACTCAACAGTGGCGGATTTGCCCGTGACAGCCTTGCCTAGGTGCCTCTACCTCTGATGCCGTAAGGCGTTGAGCACTGCTAGGCTTAAATAAATCTGGGATTGTCGGTCTGTGCCTCTACCTCTGATGCCGTAAGGCGTTGAGCACGTATGGATGCGGGCACGAAATTATTCCATTTGGGAGTGCCTCTACCTCTGATGCCGTAAGGCGTTGAGCACTTCCACCCTGCGGTTTGGAGGTGGCGGAGCAGTTCCGTGCCTCTACCTCTGATGCCGTAAGGCGTTGAGCACAACTGAATTATTATCCTGAGGATGCCAAAAAACGTGCCTCTACCTCTGATGCCGTAAGGCGTTGAGCACTTGGGGAAAATCTGGATGAGGGGTAGAAGATATGTGCCTCTACCTCTGATGCCGTAAGGCGTTGAGCACAAAAATCCTTTAATCGATCCTTCCACTGTTCTGCGTGCCTCTACCTCTGATGCCGTAAGGCGTTGAGCACCAATGGGTGGGCAAAATGCTGGGTCTGGGGCTTAAGTGCCTCTACCTCTGATGCCGTAAGGCGTTGAGCACTTGTTGGCGGCATAAACAGGCACTTCCAGCTCAGGTGCCTCTACCTCTGATGCCGTAAGGCGTTGAGCACGTGTGATCAGTTAACTTTCTTGAACAAAAATAAAAATTTTCACGCAAAAACTTTTTGCTCCCTGTAGTTACCCACAATAGGAGTTAAAATTTTTGTAAGTTTACAACTATCGGCCATTGGTTATCATGACTCTTGCAAATAGACATTGGCTACCCTTGGCAAGGCTCCAGAGGCTCATATACAACATCATGCCGGGATTGAGAGTGGCGTCATGACCGACCAAAATCACTTTCTTGAAATCCACTACAGCCTGCGTGGGAAAACGCTGCCAGCAGATCATGGCTACGCACTATACTCTGCCATTAAACAACAGTTACAAAAATCTGGCCATCAAAACCTGCCTAGGGGTCTGCGCCTGAGCACTATTCCCGGAGTGCCAAATCGTGAGGGGGTCATTTACTTGAATCGAGCTTCACGCTTCCGCATCCGTTGTCTTTCAGATCAAGTGCAAACGTGGTATCGCTTCTTTCAAAACCAAGTACTCGACATCCAAGGGCATCTGATTCGCCTTGTGCGACCTCGGATTACATTGCCAGAGCCTTCAGGAACTCTCGCAGCTCGCCTAGTCACTTTTAAGTTGGAAGCAATTGATCATCGAGAAGTGCCCCGCTATTTTTTGGAATCCTGTGAGAAAGGCCTAACTCATTTAGGCATTCGGGGAAAGGTGTTTATTCCCTCTGATCCTGATGGTGACTTAGCACGGCGCACGATTCAAGTGAAAGGCACGAAGGTAGTGGGCTACCGCGTGATTGTCGAAGATTTAACTGCTGAAGATTCTCTAAAGTTGCAGTGGCATGGATTGGGTGGACGACAACATTTTGGTTGTGGCTGGTTCTACCCTCATAAGGAGGATATGAATGCCGCCTAGCGTCAAACCACCAACGTTGCACCCTGATCTTCTCCTTGCTAAATCCTCATTACCCGGCACTCCCGATTGGCAAGGCACCCATCATTTAGTCGGTCACACAGCCACAGTGGTAGCCTCTATCACAACCCTTGTGAAAACACTGGGTCAACACTTGCAAGAGCAGTTTGCGTTGGCTCGCATTTCAATTGAGACCTTAGAAGCCACAGCAAGGTTGGCCGCTTACTTACACGACTGGGGCAAGGCTAACCACCAATTTCAACGTGCTGTCAGATACCCGCTCACTAGTCTTGGTAGCCAATATCGGCAAAACCCAAAGACACATCCACAACTAATCCGTCATGAAGTGGCCTCTGTACTCCTTGCTTGGGAATTTCGCAAATGGTTAACACAGTGTCCAAATGCAGATTTCATGGTGGCTTTGGCAGCCGCAGGAGGGCATCATCTTAAATTAGGTGGTAAACAGGGTCAGCAGACGCAGGAGCTGGGGGAAATACGCGAGGGGAGTGGTGATGCTTGTCTTTACTGGTATGTCAACCACCCTTATTTCAAAAAGCTGCTTCGTTTTGGCATACGAGTATTAGAACTACCTCTGCCAATCCCTAAGTGTCCGGTCTCAGAACAATCGAAATGGGATATTAAAACAATCAAAGCTAAGCGTCTGGCAGTCTTGAATGCTTTCATCGAATGGGAACTAGACCCAACGTTTCTTGCCGTTATTAAAGCATTACTCATTGCAGCGGATGCCATTGGTTCTGCCTCGGCACAGGTTTCAATCAATATTCAGGAGTGGATTCAATCAGAGCTAGAGAATACCCTCACCGAAGCTGATTTACAAAAGGTTATTAATGCGCGTCTGGGGAAAAATCAACTGCACCCATTTCAGGTTGATCTTAAGAAGAAGTCGGAACGGGTAACATTGGCACGGGCAGGTTGCGGCACTGGCAAAACTTTGGGGGCTTACAATTGGGCACTCCGCCACGGCATCGGACGCAAGTTGTTCTTTTGCTACCCAACGACTGGCACGAGCACAGAGGGTTTTCTCGACTATGTGCACAACCAAGTGGAATCCGAGCTATTGCATTCTCGTTCACAAGTGGATTTAGAGTTGGCTTGCACAGGAGAGGAAGAGGAGAATGGTGATGGGTCAGTCAATGAGGTCGCTCAAAAATTAGAGGCTTTCAAGGCTTGGGGCGCCAAGGTGAATATCTGCACGGTGGATACTGTTTTGGGATTGTTGCAATGTCATCGTCGTCCCCTGTACTGTTTTCCAGCGCTTGCCAATGCTGCTTTTGTGTTTGATGAAGTCCATTGCTATGACGATGCGCTGTTTGGTGCCCTACTGCGATTTCTGAAAGTTGTCAAAGCGCCAATCCTTCTCATGTCCGCTTCCTTTTTACCCGCCCAAGTGAAGGCCATCCGTGACGCAGTAGGCGAGGAGGTTGAGATCATTAAAGGCCCCCAAGAACTAGAAGAGTTACGTCGCTATCGCTTCCATGAACAATCGCAGCCAGACTGGGAGCACGTTCAAGAAGAACTAGATAATGGTGGTAAGGTTCTCTGGGTCTGTAATCAGGTCAATACAGCGATCGCCATCTACCAGGCGGCCAAAAACATGGGCTTGAGACCTCTTCTTTATCACAGTCGCTTTCGCTATGAAGATCGGGTAAAACACCATCGGGCGGTGGTGGAGGCCTTCAAGCAAGATCAACCCGTTCTAGCAATTACGACCCAAGTGGCAGAGATGTCCCTCGACCTATCCGCAACCCTCCTCATAACTCAAGTGGCCGACCCCGCAGGGCTAATCCAGCGATTGGGACGACTGAATCGCCAATACTGCGGCCATTTCTGTGATGCTCTCTTCTACCCTGACGAAAAGGTTGGTTTTCCCTATAGGCAAGAGGACTTAGAGGCAGGCTGGGCACTGGTACGCACCTTCAAAAAACAAGAGGTGAGTCAAAGGCAACTGGCAGACTGGCTGGAGCAATTGAATATCAGCACCAAGCCAAAGGAGCACTGCGTTTGGCTAGACGGTGGCTGGAAAACCTACGCTGCTCCCTTGCGTGAAGCAGGCTATACCGTTACTGCACTCCTCGAACAAGACATAGAAAAAATTAACTCACTGAAGTCGAGTGAATTGCCCCGCTACACCCTTCCCCTCCCTACTAAGAACATCAAAGGTTGGCAGCGCCATAAAAGTGGCTACCTCGTTGCCCCTGAGAAGCAGTGGCGGTATTGCTCAGAACTGGGTGCTTTTGAAGTAGGAGGTGAGTAAGCTTTGAGTCAGTTTACCCTATCGCTGTTTGACCCGAATTTCCTCCTCCCCCATCGCGCAGGGGTTGCAGGCTTGGCCCTAGCTTTAGCTGAACTGGAGAACCAAGGGAATCATGCACCACTGACGTGGAACATTACTGATGAAGCAGTTGAGTTGGAATGGGAAGACAGTGATCAAGAGGTTGTGACATGGCTGCTAAAGCAGACTTATCAGATTAATGATCAAGGCTACCTAAATGTCCCTGCTCTGAAGCTAGATGAACAAGGGCAATACACGTTTACACAGGGGGTATTAACCACATTCCTCCAGCACAATAAGCACCGTAAACTAAAGAGTCCTTCAGTTACTCGCACATTCTCAATTGATGAAGGGCAGCCAGAAATTCAAATCGATGTGAAGCCTTTGTTGAGCTGTTATTACACTAGTGACCTTAAGGATGCCTTTAACAATAAGGGAGCCTTCAAAAAGAAAATCCCACTGAAGGGAAATCATCTCCCCG harbors:
- the cfa gene encoding cyclopropane fatty acyl phospholipid synthase: MTKHELGLTSTSSAIVRPRITAIHRWARNYTTRILAAAGITVNGSQPWDVQVYDERLYLRCLLNGSLGLGEAYMDGWWDCAAIDEFICRLLQVQAPAKVGWLVNFPLWLDSRLINRQRGKGAFVIGRRHYDIGNDLYAAMLDRRMIYSCGYWENGARTLDKAQEAKLDLIARKLDLQPGMRVLDIGCGWGGTAHYLAERYSVQVVGITVSQAQAALARERCHGLPIEIRLEDYRQTRGTFDRILSVGMFEHVGYRNYRTFMKTARRLLADDGLLLLHTIGTNVAYQGRDAWIERYIFPNSMLPSPRLLTAAFEGLFVLEDWHNFGINYATTLKAWHANFEQAWPQLAHSYDEQFYRMWRLYLLMSAGSFMARASQVWQLVLSPCGVRGGYRSVR
- a CDS encoding type I-MYXAN CRISPR-associated endonuclease Cas4/Cas1, producing MEQTVASAETETLRVNSLHAFAYCQRLFYLEEVEELYTQNESVFAGRRLHAELQKLEREDWQEFNLESVALGLRGRVDALRTLEGHLIPYEHKIGRCYRDRQQQPQAWHSDRVQILAYACLLETVLGVTVPEGRIHYHRDNVTVRVPVDEAGRQLVRDTIEQARQLRASLERPPVCRNERLCLNCSLAPVCLPEEARLARDPEHLPLRLFPRDDEREIIHVTAGKALIRRAGEQLRIAIDDEPEQKLPIQQVGQIVIHKFAQITTPAIHLCAYQDVGVHFISSGGRYIGSIDNRKGSIQRRIRQYQALTNPDQCLRLAQLLVNCRGQSQRRLLLRAQRNRQDALPALQEITTQMEQLLDTISHTDSLEALRGIEGHLAALYFSGLPYLIGDQVPEKLHFNGRNRRPPQDRFNALLSFGYGMLLKDVMNAILTVGLEPAFGFYHQPRTQAPPLALDLMEIFRVPLVDMVVIASINRMQWNFDECFEVCRDHVWLSDDGRRKFIQLYEARKGEMWKHPVTNYSLTYRRLLELEVRLLEKEWCGEAGLFGKLILR
- the cas2 gene encoding CRISPR-associated endonuclease Cas2, with product MGESKNWYLICYDIRDPKRWRQVYKQLEGYGERLQFSIFRCRLTPREREKLRWQLEKVLTEEDDLLIVGLCNQCIERVRACNRSGAWPVSEQNFKIF
- the cas6 gene encoding type I-MYXAN CRISPR-associated protein Cas6/Cmx6, with the translated sequence MTDQNHFLEIHYSLRGKTLPADHGYALYSAIKQQLQKSGHQNLPRGLRLSTIPGVPNREGVIYLNRASRFRIRCLSDQVQTWYRFFQNQVLDIQGHLIRLVRPRITLPEPSGTLAARLVTFKLEAIDHREVPRYFLESCEKGLTHLGIRGKVFIPSDPDGDLARRTIQVKGTKVVGYRVIVEDLTAEDSLKLQWHGLGGRQHFGCGWFYPHKEDMNAA
- the cas3 gene encoding CRISPR-associated helicase Cas3', which encodes MPPSVKPPTLHPDLLLAKSSLPGTPDWQGTHHLVGHTATVVASITTLVKTLGQHLQEQFALARISIETLEATARLAAYLHDWGKANHQFQRAVRYPLTSLGSQYRQNPKTHPQLIRHEVASVLLAWEFRKWLTQCPNADFMVALAAAGGHHLKLGGKQGQQTQELGEIREGSGDACLYWYVNHPYFKKLLRFGIRVLELPLPIPKCPVSEQSKWDIKTIKAKRLAVLNAFIEWELDPTFLAVIKALLIAADAIGSASAQVSINIQEWIQSELENTLTEADLQKVINARLGKNQLHPFQVDLKKKSERVTLARAGCGTGKTLGAYNWALRHGIGRKLFFCYPTTGTSTEGFLDYVHNQVESELLHSRSQVDLELACTGEEEENGDGSVNEVAQKLEAFKAWGAKVNICTVDTVLGLLQCHRRPLYCFPALANAAFVFDEVHCYDDALFGALLRFLKVVKAPILLMSASFLPAQVKAIRDAVGEEVEIIKGPQELEELRRYRFHEQSQPDWEHVQEELDNGGKVLWVCNQVNTAIAIYQAAKNMGLRPLLYHSRFRYEDRVKHHRAVVEAFKQDQPVLAITTQVAEMSLDLSATLLITQVADPAGLIQRLGRLNRQYCGHFCDALFYPDEKVGFPYRQEDLEAGWALVRTFKKQEVSQRQLADWLEQLNISTKPKEHCVWLDGGWKTYAAPLREAGYTVTALLEQDIEKINSLKSSELPRYTLPLPTKNIKGWQRHKSGYLVAPEKQWRYCSELGAFEVGGE